The DNA sequence GGACTCGCAGGAGGAAGAGTGCCTCTCGCGGAGTACGCGACCTACGGCACTCCCGAACTCGGCGAAAACGTCGTCGAGGCGATGAAAGACGAAGACAGAGACGGATCGAAGGCGTGTGTAATCCCAAACCACGGTCTCGTAGTCAGGGGAGACGGAGTCGAGGAAGTCTTTGAGACCGCTGTAAACGTCGAGTTCACAGCCGAGGTCTACCTCCGCGCGAAAGCCGTGGGAGACCCCGTAGAGCTATCCGACGACGAGATCGAGAAAGTCATAGAGAAGTTCAAGGGACACGGGCAGTAGGTGGAGTCAGAGGAGGTCACGGACGTCCTCTACGAGGCAGACGGCGTCACCTATCTCTATGAACTCTGGTATTAGACGCTGTCCCTGAAGATACTGGGATATCTCGTAGCCGTCCCATCTCGCGGGCTTGTCGGGCTTACCCGGCTCGAATGCGAATCTGTTTCCGTGTAAAGCGGCGTTCCTGCACCATCTCAGGAACTGTACCTCGGGTTTCTGTGACAGCCTCTCGTCGTACTCCCTCGACTCCTTCACGAGTTCGTAAGACAGACCGAGGAAGCCGAGGGCGAGGTTGGTCGTCATCTCTTCGAGGAGGGCATCGTTTCGCTCTATCCTCTCGGCGAGTAGTGATACGTCTGCGGTGATGCTGTCGTCTCTCCTCCTCGGGAGGTCGACCTCCGCATCACTCGTGCCGCCGTCGCCGTTTCTGCCCCATCCTCTCTCGTAAACCCTTCTTAGACCGAAGACTCCTCCCTCGAAAGCCTCTATAAGGAGGTCGAGCTGTTTCTGTGTGTTCATTGTGTTCTACTTCTCGGTGGTCTAACTTCGGATTAGCGGTTCGTGTCATGTCACGTCACGTTAACTTGATGTAGGTACGCCGAGGAACACCATCCATGAGAACAGTCGACTGGAACGGCGAGAGAGACTGTGTCGAGATGGTCGACCAGACGCAGCTTCCGAGCGAGTACACGGAGTACTACGCGGAGACCGTCGACGAGCTCGTCGAGAGCATAGAGATTCTGCGTGTGAGAGGCGCGCCCGCACTCGGTGCCGCAGGCGGATTTGGAGTGGCTCTTTCGGCGACGAGACGGGCAGGGGAAGACAGAGACATAGAAGGTTTCAAACAGAAGGTGAGACATGACGCCGAGAGGATAGCCGAGGCGAGACCTACGGCTGTCAACCTCTCGAAAGGGGTCGACGAGGTTCTGACTGTCGTTGAGGACGCCGACTCAGTCGAAGACGCAGTAGAAAACGCCGTGGATGTCTCTAAACGTATCGCTGACGACGACATCGAGACTAACAAGCAGATAGGACGGAACGGCGCGGAGCTATTAGACGACGGTGACACTGTGATGACTCACTGTAACGCTGGTGCTCTCGCGACAGTCGACTGGGGAACCGCTCTCGGGGTAGTCTACTCGGCGCACAGCGAGGGTAAAGAGGTCGACGTCATAGCAAACGAGACACGTCCACTCAACCAGGGGTCACGTATCACGACAGTCGAACTCGAAGAGAGAGGGGTCGAAGTCTGTCTCATACCCGACAACGCTAGCGGTCTCGTTATTCAGGAGGGACACGTCGACGCCGTAGTAGTGGGTGCTGACAGGATAACCGTTAGAGGTGACACGACGACAGTCTTCAACAAGATAGGGACGTACAAACACGCTGTCGTAGCCGACAGACACGACGTCCCATTCTACGTCGCCGCGCCGACATCTACGATAGACACGGAGACAGACGCAGAAGACGTCGAGATAGAGGAACGCAACCCGGACGAGCTTCGTTATATCTACGGGACACAGAACGCCCCCGAGGACATCGACGTCTACAACCCCGCGTTCGACAGAACACCCGGTGA is a window from the Candidatus Afararchaeum irisae genome containing:
- the mtnA gene encoding S-methyl-5-thioribose-1-phosphate isomerase, with the protein product MRTVDWNGERDCVEMVDQTQLPSEYTEYYAETVDELVESIEILRVRGAPALGAAGGFGVALSATRRAGEDRDIEGFKQKVRHDAERIAEARPTAVNLSKGVDEVLTVVEDADSVEDAVENAVDVSKRIADDDIETNKQIGRNGAELLDDGDTVMTHCNAGALATVDWGTALGVVYSAHSEGKEVDVIANETRPLNQGSRITTVELEERGVEVCLIPDNASGLVIQEGHVDAVVVGADRITVRGDTTTVFNKIGTYKHAVVADRHDVPFYVAAPTSTIDTETDAEDVEIEERNPDELRYIYGTQNAPEDIDVYNPAFDRTPGELVDAVVTEDGVFEPSEIEEYIDTTSTVY